One segment of Zymoseptoria tritici IPO323 chromosome 2, whole genome shotgun sequence DNA contains the following:
- a CDS encoding matrix processing peptidase of mitochondria (Matrix processing peptidase of mitochondria), with amino-acid sequence RDPTELDQITTLPNGIRVATEALPGHFSGIGVYIDGGSRYETEGLRGVSHIIDRLAFKSTKKRSGDQMLEAMENLGGNIQCASSRESLMYQSATFNSAVPQTVELLAETIREPNITEDEVARQLETADYEIGEIWSKPELILPELVHMAAYKDNTLGNPLLCPKERLDSIDSRTVEAYRKAFFRPERMVVAYAGVEHQEAVRLTKQYFGDMASTTSTSAEAASAKSQQIQPPYPTSSTPPQKDSRLMSKIPFLKNLSTSATNSATVSPLDPSQIIPSPLDAPIPYTQSSHYTGGFLTLPPLPIPSNPSLPRLSHIHLAFESLPICSPDIYALATLQTLLGGGGSFSAGGPGKGMYSRLYTNVLNQYGWVENCVAFNHAYTDSGLFGISAACATTFVPRMLETMCRELSFLSAETGLSRLSDIEVKRAKNQLRSSLLMNLESRMVELEDLGRQVQVHGRRVPVKEMVKAIESVTVQDLRRVAKLVFGGGVQNQGNGSGAPTVVLQMGEEEGVKIKELGWGEIQERVQKWGLGRR; translated from the coding sequence CGCGATCCTACCGAGCTCGACCAGATCACCACTCTCCCCAATGGCATCCGAGTCGCGACGGAAGCTCTTCCAGGCCACTTCTCTGGGATAGGTGTCTACATCGATGGAGGATCAAGATACGAGACGGAGGGACTGCGAGGAGTTTCACACATCATCGATAGGCTGGCATTCaagtcgacgaagaagagatcCGGAGACCAAATGCtggaggcgatggagaaTCTGGGCGGAAACATTCAATGTGCCTCGTCAAGAGAAAGCTTGATGTATCAATCTGCAACATTCAACTCTGCGGTACCACAAACTGTTGAATTGCTCGCAGAGACAATTCGCGAGCCGAACATTACAGAAGATGAGGTCGCGAGGCAATTGGAAACGGCAGATTATGAGATCGGCGAAATCTGGTCTAAACCGGAACTCATCCTTCCCGAACTGGTACACATGGCGGCATACAAGGATAACACATTGGGCAATCCTCTGTTGTGCCCAAAGGAAAGACTGGACAGCATCGACAGCCGGACCGTCGAAGCATATCGCAAAGCTTTCTTCCGGCCCGAGAGAATGGTCGTCGCATATGCTGGTGTTGAGCACCAAGAAGCTGTCCGACTCACCAAGCAATACTTCGGCGATATGGCATCGACAACATCAACCTCCGCAGAAGCTGCATCGGCAAAGTCACAACAAATTCAGCCGCCTTACCCGACGTCCTCGACGCCTCCTCAGAAGGACTCCCGACTTATGTCCAAAATTCCTTTCCTCAAGAACCTTTCCACCTCAGCCACCAACTCGGCAACAGTCTCCCCTCTCGACCCATCACAAATTATCCCTTCTCCTCTGGACGCACCGATCCCCTACACGCAGTCATCCCACTACACCGGCGGCTTCCTCACTCTCCCACCCTTGCCGATCCCCTCCaacccctccctcccacgCCTCTCCCACATCCACCTCGCCTTCGAATCCCTCCCCATCTGCTCACCCGACATCTACGCCCTCGCAACCCTCCAAACCCTCCTCGGTGGCGGCGGCTCTTTCTCCGCAGGCGGCCCCGGAAAAGGCATGTACTCCCGCCTATATACGAATGTCCTCAACCAATACGGCTGGGTCGAGAACTGCGTAGCCTTCAACCACGCATACACCGACTCAGGCCTCTTCGGCATCTCCGCTGCCTGCGCCACGACTTTCGTGCCGAGGATGTTGGAGACCATGTGTCGCGAACTATCTTTCTTGTCCGCCGAGACAGGGCTCAGCAGACTTTCCGATATCGAAGTCAAGCGCGCGAAGAATCAGCTCCGTTCTTCTCTCTTGATGAACTTGGAAAGTCGAatggtggagttggaggatcTGGGAAGGCAAGTGCAAGTCCACGGTCGGAGAGTGCCGGTGAAGGAAATGGTCAAGGCGATTGAGAGCGTGACCGTGCAGGATTTGAGAAGGGTCGCGAAGTTGGTGTTTGGAGGCGGAGTACAGAATCAGGGGAATGGGAGTGGTGCGCCGACGGTGGTGTTGCAGatgggtgaggaggagggtgtcaAGATTAAGGAATTGGGGTGGGGTGAGATTCAGGAGAGGGTGCAGAAGTGGGGGTTGGGGAGGAGATGA